The Longimicrobium sp. genome includes a window with the following:
- a CDS encoding MFS transporter — translation MNDATRSPSLLRLFGQPKMAAILFLGFASGLPLYLTSKTMQAWMTLEKVDLTTIGAFALVGLPYTFKFVWSPLIDRYAPPFLGRRRGWLIVTQVGLVLAIALMGLQNPQSSLRFLAITAVLIAFFSATQDIAFDAYKIDVLTERERGPGASLGVLGYRIALLVTGSAAFILADHMPWGRIYLIIAGVMLIGVAATLWAPEPRYAQRPPASLADAVILPFREFFGRSGVGLGLLILGFIVLYKLGDAMLNLMATPFLLQAGFSQTDIGAVQGGLGLVATIAGVLAGGAGLARIGLNRSLMIFGILQSGVNIAYYFLALHQGSYSLLVTAVVLENFFQGMGTAALVAFMMALSSPRFSATQYALLSSFYAFGRDQLAAPSGAIAEATGWPTFFLLTIAAAVPGILLLPFFAPWNWDEPRGAAQQGPRGAEVDGPGLGRGETEDIASVQRP, via the coding sequence GTGAACGACGCAACCCGTTCTCCCTCACTGCTGCGCCTCTTTGGGCAGCCGAAGATGGCCGCGATCCTCTTTTTGGGGTTCGCGTCCGGACTCCCGCTGTACCTTACCAGCAAGACCATGCAGGCGTGGATGACGCTCGAAAAGGTGGATCTCACCACCATCGGCGCGTTCGCACTCGTGGGGCTGCCGTACACCTTCAAGTTCGTCTGGTCGCCGCTGATCGACCGCTATGCGCCGCCTTTCCTGGGGCGGCGGCGCGGATGGCTGATCGTCACGCAGGTGGGGCTGGTGCTCGCGATCGCGCTGATGGGGCTCCAGAACCCGCAGAGCTCCCTCCGCTTCCTGGCGATCACCGCGGTGCTGATCGCCTTCTTCAGCGCCACGCAGGACATCGCCTTCGACGCCTACAAGATCGACGTCCTGACCGAGCGCGAGCGCGGGCCCGGCGCGTCGCTGGGCGTGCTCGGCTATCGGATCGCGCTGCTGGTGACGGGCTCGGCCGCCTTCATCCTGGCCGACCACATGCCCTGGGGCCGCATCTACCTGATCATAGCGGGCGTGATGCTGATCGGAGTGGCCGCGACCCTGTGGGCGCCCGAGCCGAGGTACGCACAGCGCCCGCCGGCTTCGCTCGCCGACGCCGTCATCCTCCCGTTCCGCGAGTTCTTTGGGCGCTCGGGGGTGGGGCTCGGGCTTCTGATCCTGGGGTTCATCGTCCTGTACAAGCTGGGCGACGCGATGCTCAACCTGATGGCCACGCCCTTCCTCCTCCAGGCCGGCTTCTCGCAGACCGACATCGGGGCCGTGCAGGGGGGACTGGGGCTGGTCGCCACCATCGCGGGCGTGCTGGCGGGAGGGGCGGGGCTCGCGAGGATCGGGCTGAACCGCTCGCTGATGATCTTCGGCATCCTCCAGTCCGGAGTGAACATCGCGTACTACTTCCTTGCCCTGCACCAGGGGAGCTACTCCCTGCTGGTGACGGCCGTGGTGCTGGAGAACTTCTTCCAGGGGATGGGGACCGCGGCGCTGGTGGCGTTCATGATGGCGCTCAGCTCTCCCCGCTTCTCGGCCACACAGTACGCCCTGCTTTCCAGCTTCTACGCCTTTGGACGCGACCAGCTCGCCGCGCCTTCGGGTGCCATCGCGGAAGCCACGGGGTGGCCCACCTTCTTCCTGCTGACCATCGCGGCGGCCGTCCCCGGCATCCTGCTCCTCCCGTTCTTTGCGCCGTGGAACTGGGACGAGCCGCGCGGCGCCGCCCAGCAGGGCCCGCGTGGAGCTGAGGTGGACGGGCCCGGCCTGGGGCGTGGCGAGACGGAGGACATCGCCTCCGTGCAGCGCCCGTGA
- a CDS encoding HEAT repeat domain-containing protein — translation MKLVRPRTRMAPWPARLLALPLLAVLAGCYVASGASGPRPDRLQARVTRILDAETPSPAYYRERARLEVLGRELDEVLVRMILDPGVAEHVRANAVTLLADRGSPGALTLLRRVLISSADDGVRLAAVTGVQRFAVDSPQARNALRAAVGDPSPRVRLNALQGLDVEDVGLLRSVVAREPDPQVKLIAQQLITLFESRGGPLARNARGELRTTVADSAPQIVFHTESPDTVGGLRVGSLWVELPRARLVPLAQGVEVVESVVPAFMNSARTMVVYEAGRVIHVRDLRTGETRVVAPGIAPRPLPLTDRFVFLQEVPSERQDTAGGTSLVYRVIRAPFAGGPTERLGLVSAVARPERHRGASPVRRMVVGELRQGFVLRAPGMAPFVLPPGPTEPPARP, via the coding sequence GTGAAGCTCGTCCGCCCGCGCACCCGAATGGCACCGTGGCCGGCACGCCTCCTGGCGCTGCCGCTGCTCGCCGTGCTCGCCGGCTGCTACGTGGCGAGCGGCGCCTCCGGCCCGCGGCCGGACCGCCTGCAGGCGCGCGTCACGCGCATCCTGGACGCGGAGACGCCCTCGCCGGCGTACTACCGCGAGCGCGCCCGGCTGGAGGTGCTGGGGCGCGAACTGGACGAGGTGCTCGTGCGAATGATCCTCGATCCGGGCGTCGCGGAGCACGTGCGCGCCAACGCCGTCACGCTCCTGGCGGACCGTGGCTCGCCGGGCGCGCTCACTCTGCTCCGCCGTGTCCTCATCTCCAGCGCGGACGACGGGGTGCGTCTGGCGGCGGTGACGGGGGTGCAGCGCTTCGCCGTCGACTCGCCGCAGGCCCGCAACGCCCTGCGCGCCGCCGTCGGCGACCCATCGCCGCGCGTGCGGCTGAACGCGCTGCAGGGGCTGGACGTGGAGGACGTGGGCCTGCTGCGCTCCGTGGTGGCGCGCGAGCCGGACCCTCAGGTGAAGCTCATCGCCCAGCAGCTCATCACGCTCTTCGAATCGCGCGGCGGTCCGCTGGCCCGCAACGCCCGCGGCGAGCTGCGCACCACGGTGGCGGACTCGGCGCCGCAGATCGTCTTCCACACCGAGTCGCCGGACACCGTGGGGGGGCTGCGGGTGGGTTCGCTGTGGGTGGAGCTTCCGCGGGCGCGGCTGGTTCCGCTGGCGCAGGGGGTGGAGGTGGTGGAGAGCGTCGTCCCCGCCTTCATGAACAGTGCCCGCACGATGGTGGTGTACGAGGCGGGGCGCGTGATCCACGTCCGCGACCTGCGCACCGGCGAGACGCGCGTGGTGGCGCCCGGCATCGCGCCGCGCCCCCTTCCGCTCACGGACCGCTTCGTCTTCCTGCAGGAGGTCCCCTCCGAGCGGCAGGACACGGCGGGGGGCACCAGCCTGGTGTACCGCGTGATCCGGGCTCCCTTCGCGGGGGGGCCCACGGAGCGCCTCGGCCTGGTGAGCGCCGTCGCGCGTCCAGAGCGCCACCGGGGTGCCTCGCCCGTGCGGCGCATGGTGGTGGGCGAGCTGCGGCAGGGCTTCGTGCTGCGCGCGCCCGGCATGGCGCCGTTCGTGCTCCCGCCCGGGCCTACGGAGCCGCCGGCGAGACCATAG
- a CDS encoding N-acetylmuramoyl-L-alanine amidase — protein MSRRIYTPLAAALALAACTPASPGTGPAPEGTRMASTDPLSGTLPPIPAVRGPLRIDVVYPAEDARLTASDSNFVFGSVGTGEARLTINGAAVEVAPNGAFLAFVPVPRDGVYRVAASAGAEQATAVRRIRPPEGAGETTAGIAALAPRAAMTVQRGERVTVRFRGAPGGRARIVFPDGSAAPLVEARTLERDEGFLQDRSATREYTQYAGSFAATAPLLSRDRQVGVPTLAETGRAGTATIELVNGTDTVRAPLELSLAVLSPGETRTAIAAGDRPDSLIVATAIPGSGTPYHWTFPNGTRLTLTGEREGAYRVRLTEDQSVWVDARSVRLLPAGAPEARGTIGAVRVVPQAEWVDLRLAMTERLPARVLLEGSFLTVEVFGGESRTNWLYYGTEDPFVRRATWDQVRDDVYYVRMELASPAWGWRTFYDRDGTLVVRVRRPPAIDARRPLAGIHVAVDAGHPPGGAIGPTRLTEAEANLAIAKQLVRMLRDAGARVTETRPDTAAVALGARPVTAEQAGAQLLVSVHNNAFPDGVNPFTNSGTTAFYNAPQSLDLARHMQREILRELGLRDLGIARADLALVRPTWMPSTLTETMFLMVPQQEAALRNPQVHERIARAHFRAVEAFLRERAVR, from the coding sequence ATGTCCCGCCGTATCTACACGCCCCTGGCCGCGGCGCTGGCGCTCGCCGCCTGCACGCCGGCCAGCCCGGGCACGGGTCCCGCTCCGGAGGGGACGCGCATGGCCTCCACCGATCCGCTGAGTGGCACCCTGCCGCCGATTCCCGCCGTGCGCGGGCCGCTGCGCATCGACGTCGTCTACCCCGCCGAGGACGCGCGGCTGACGGCGAGCGACAGCAACTTCGTTTTCGGGAGCGTGGGAACGGGGGAGGCGCGGCTGACCATCAACGGCGCCGCGGTGGAGGTGGCGCCGAACGGTGCCTTCCTCGCCTTCGTCCCCGTGCCGCGCGACGGCGTGTACCGGGTGGCCGCGAGTGCCGGGGCGGAGCAGGCCACCGCCGTCCGCCGCATCCGTCCGCCCGAGGGCGCGGGAGAGACGACGGCAGGCATCGCGGCCCTCGCCCCGCGCGCGGCGATGACGGTGCAGCGCGGCGAGCGGGTAACGGTGCGCTTCCGCGGCGCGCCGGGCGGGCGGGCACGCATCGTCTTTCCGGACGGCTCCGCCGCGCCGCTGGTGGAGGCCCGCACGCTGGAGCGCGACGAGGGCTTCCTGCAGGACCGCTCCGCCACGCGCGAGTACACGCAGTACGCGGGGAGCTTCGCGGCGACGGCGCCCCTCCTCTCGCGCGACCGGCAGGTGGGCGTCCCCACGCTGGCCGAGACGGGGCGCGCCGGCACCGCCACCATCGAGCTGGTCAACGGCACGGACACGGTGCGCGCTCCGCTGGAGCTCTCGCTCGCCGTGCTGAGCCCGGGTGAGACGCGCACCGCGATCGCCGCGGGCGACCGGCCGGACAGCCTGATCGTGGCGACGGCGATCCCGGGGTCGGGCACGCCGTACCACTGGACCTTCCCCAACGGCACGCGCTTGACCCTCACGGGCGAGCGCGAAGGTGCGTACCGCGTGCGCCTGACCGAGGACCAGTCGGTGTGGGTGGATGCGCGTTCGGTGCGCCTCCTTCCCGCCGGCGCGCCCGAGGCCCGGGGGACGATCGGTGCCGTGCGGGTGGTGCCGCAGGCGGAGTGGGTGGACCTGCGGCTGGCGATGACGGAGCGCCTCCCCGCGCGCGTGCTGCTGGAGGGGAGCTTCCTGACGGTGGAGGTGTTCGGCGGCGAGTCGCGCACCAACTGGCTGTACTACGGCACCGAGGATCCCTTCGTGCGCCGCGCCACCTGGGACCAGGTGCGCGACGACGTGTACTACGTCCGTATGGAGCTGGCGAGCCCCGCGTGGGGATGGCGCACCTTTTACGATCGCGACGGGACGCTGGTGGTGCGCGTGCGCCGTCCGCCGGCCATTGATGCGCGGCGCCCGCTGGCCGGAATCCACGTCGCGGTGGACGCGGGGCACCCGCCCGGCGGCGCGATCGGTCCCACGCGCCTCACCGAAGCGGAGGCGAACCTCGCCATCGCGAAGCAGCTCGTGCGGATGCTGCGCGATGCCGGGGCGCGCGTGACGGAGACGCGGCCGGACACGGCGGCGGTGGCGCTGGGGGCGCGGCCGGTGACGGCGGAGCAGGCGGGCGCGCAGCTCCTGGTCTCCGTGCACAACAACGCGTTCCCCGATGGCGTGAACCCGTTCACGAATTCGGGCACTACGGCGTTCTACAATGCGCCGCAGTCGCTGGACCTCGCGCGCCACATGCAGCGCGAGATCCTGCGCGAGCTCGGGCTGCGGGACCTGGGGATCGCCCGCGCCGACCTCGCGCTGGTGCGGCCGACGTGGATGCCCTCGACGCTCACCGAGACGATGTTCCTGATGGTGCCCCAGCAGGAGGCCGCCCTGCGCAACCCGCAGGTGCACGAGCGGATCGCGCGGGCGCACTTCCGGGCGGTCGAGGCGTTCCTGCGGGAGCGGGCGGTGAGGTAA
- a CDS encoding glycoside hydrolase family 3 N-terminal domain-containing protein: MNVARLLLPAVRWSAEDGFEKYRKTIEHGLDIGVGGFILFNGDTESVRALTEELHRRSKHPLLVASDLERGAGQQFRGATPLPPAAAIGSLGEPEACERAGELTAREARALGVNWIYAPVADVDLEPENPIIGSRAFGTRAESVAANVAAWVRGCTRGGALSCAKHFPGHGRTVGDSHIERPCVHASREELEADLLPFRQAVEAGVSSLMTAHVCYPALDPTNAPATLSRPILTTLLREEMGFDGLVVTDAIIMEGLTAGTTEVEGAIMAVAAGCDVLLYPDDLDAVVQGVEAAVEDGRLPRERVEDALARIARAAERVAGGPMGDVGADEDRRWSLETAVRSLRVIRGTPKLGGGPVRLIEVEDDLGGPWPPYPRVAFPASLREAGVELSDDGEPLVVVYSDIRAWKGRPGISQAAQERVRELTEAHPDATVILFSLPRLAEELPTARNLLAAWGGEGMMQQAAVAWLTGRSGGLAGLHAGMDR, encoded by the coding sequence TTGAACGTTGCACGTCTGCTGCTTCCCGCCGTGCGGTGGAGCGCCGAAGATGGGTTCGAGAAGTACAGGAAGACGATCGAGCACGGGCTGGACATCGGCGTCGGGGGGTTCATCCTGTTCAACGGGGACACGGAGTCGGTGCGCGCCCTGACGGAGGAGCTGCACCGCCGGTCGAAGCACCCGCTGCTCGTGGCGAGCGACCTGGAGCGCGGGGCGGGGCAGCAGTTCCGCGGCGCCACGCCGCTTCCGCCCGCGGCGGCGATCGGGTCGCTGGGCGAGCCGGAGGCGTGCGAGCGCGCGGGGGAGCTGACGGCGCGCGAGGCAAGGGCGCTGGGCGTCAACTGGATCTACGCGCCGGTGGCCGACGTGGACCTGGAGCCGGAGAACCCCATCATCGGCTCGCGCGCGTTCGGGACGCGGGCGGAGAGCGTGGCGGCGAACGTGGCGGCGTGGGTGCGGGGGTGCACGCGCGGCGGCGCCCTCTCGTGCGCCAAGCACTTTCCCGGGCACGGCCGCACCGTGGGCGACTCGCACATCGAGCGCCCCTGCGTGCACGCCTCGCGCGAGGAGCTGGAGGCGGACCTGCTCCCCTTCCGCCAGGCGGTGGAGGCCGGCGTCAGCTCGCTGATGACGGCGCACGTCTGCTACCCCGCGCTCGATCCCACCAACGCCCCGGCTACCCTCTCCCGACCCATCCTCACGACGCTGCTGCGCGAGGAGATGGGCTTCGACGGGCTGGTGGTGACGGACGCCATCATCATGGAAGGGCTGACGGCCGGGACGACCGAGGTGGAGGGCGCCATCATGGCCGTCGCCGCCGGCTGCGACGTCCTCCTCTACCCGGACGACCTGGATGCGGTGGTGCAGGGTGTGGAGGCCGCGGTGGAGGACGGGCGCCTTCCGCGCGAGCGGGTGGAGGATGCGCTCGCCCGCATCGCGCGGGCCGCGGAACGGGTAGCCGGCGGCCCCATGGGTGACGTGGGGGCGGACGAGGACCGGCGCTGGTCGCTGGAGACCGCCGTGCGCTCGCTGCGCGTCATCCGCGGTACGCCCAAGCTGGGCGGCGGCCCCGTGCGGCTGATCGAGGTGGAGGACGATCTGGGCGGCCCGTGGCCTCCGTACCCGCGCGTCGCTTTCCCGGCGTCGCTGCGCGAGGCGGGGGTGGAGCTTTCGGACGACGGCGAGCCGCTGGTGGTGGTGTACTCCGACATCCGCGCGTGGAAGGGGCGGCCCGGCATCTCGCAGGCCGCGCAGGAGCGCGTCCGCGAGCTGACGGAGGCGCACCCGGATGCGACGGTCATCCTCTTCAGCCTCCCGCGGCTGGCGGAGGAGCTCCCCACCGCGCGCAACCTGCTGGCGGCGTGGGGCGGCGAGGGGATGATGCAGCAGGCGGCGGTCGCGTGGCTGACGGGGCGCAGCGGCGGGCTGGCGGGGCTGCACGCGGGGATGGACCGGTAG